The following DNA comes from Scomber scombrus chromosome 7, fScoSco1.1, whole genome shotgun sequence.
aataaagttatgtGAACTAAATGAGCAAAGTGATGCTGCTGAACAAAAACCTTTCACCTTAAAAATGAAGGCAATTAAGAGTAAAGGTTTTGCTTTTAGCTGGCTAGATTTTTTGTTCATCCATTCTGGATGAAAAGGTTTCTTGAACCTTTGTgaatgttcacacacacagaaaaagaaataaagtcaACATGGGCCAAGGTGTAAATAAGAAAGAAGACAGAGTTTGCAGATGGAGTGCCTCAGAGCACCACTGTGTGATCCTACCAGCACAGAAAGCTCCACAAATTCGGGGGCCTCCAGGTACTCAGGGTCCACGGTGGGCCAGGGCTGTTGCAGAATGTCTCCTCCCTGCTGGAGGAGGGGGCTGAGGGGATTATTCACCTGGCAAAGACCTGGGACAGATCCAAGAGGAAACACAGGAGGAAACACAGCAGAATAACGTACCTGctttcacacactcactcaatacttgtgttttatgttaatgCTGTGAAAACTTTTCTGTTCATTGGTTTTTCCTATTTTATTGAGATTAAAATACTGGGTCTAGGGTCACACAACATCCTAACAAGCCCACCACCCTGATTGTCAGTTAAACCAGCAAGTATATACATCCCACTGGAAGCACAAGGGAAGGATATGAACTTCCTCTAtcctgcactgtgtgtgtaaatcacAAACAAGTGAGAGTGAAAAGCACCATGTGACTGAGTACAGCAGAGGTCACAATCCTTCACTTATATGTCCTGTTAATACAACGGTTTTTAAAATCCTGTATGTGAGCACAAACTAAATGCACGGAGCCTCtatttgaaaacacacacaccttttcttCCCAGCCATCGTCGGTCAAGCTCCCTGAACGTGACTATCAGCTGTACTTTACGTTTTTCCGGGAACCTCTCTTCTCTGAGCTTGTGTACGTGTGACAATGAGGGGATGTCCTCGAGGCTACCGCAAAGGCAAGCTTCCACGTGaggcacaaaaaaaatgacGCTAGATCTTCCTttctattgtttgttttctacaGTCGGCCAAGAGCTCACAGCACTGCTTTCAGTTTTGTTTGAAGGACACCAAATGTACTTCAGGTAAGCTGTACAACTGTActgtagaaaatgaaaaaaattcagTGTCACTTTCCACTTATTTACTTTATGACTGTTGATTACATCACTTTTGGGCGTTCACTGGTCTTAGATAAGCAGCACTGTCAACATTACGTTACAGATATTAGAAATAACACAATTTTACCACAATAATTCACATATTTCTGTGACTGTCAATCTAAAATTTTACACACATTGGGGGAATTACATTGATTTTCACAAAACTAGATCAATTAAATCAACAACAGACAAATAGACAACCCCAGCTGTCTCTCATGACAACCAAACTGTTATCTTTTCCTCCTGCGTGTGTGCAAGATCTGTCTTTGAATGcatcattcatcatttgtgAATATTTTGCATGTCACTAACCTGCCCAAAGTTCAGAGGCCAGGTGAGGTGCCATGGGTGCCGTCATCATAACCACCGCAGCCAGGGCTTCCTCAAACTCCACGCTATGCTGCACCACCCTGACTGTTGCACTctgaacacatgcacaaacaaaatGGGATGTTCATTGAGTTACTGAGTAATTAAAGGTAAACaggatgtgtttatttttctaggTACCACAGTGGACACTCACACTCAGTGTGTTGGTAAGCCCCATCAGGCGTGAAATAGCTGCATTAAAAAGGAAGTCCTCTGTGAAGTGAGACGTGACCTGTCacagacaagagaaaaaaagcaacaagtGAGACAGTCCGTTATGTTATATTCTGTTTGAGTTCATTTACATCATCTGCTTCCTTTAACTTCATTGACTGTGTCATGATATATTTGTTCCTGTTATCACTATGTGCACCAGCTGAAGGCAGACAGCACTCTACATGTCAACATTCCCCCGCTTTAGCCTTCTGGGAAGAACGACCCTTTTGGGAAGAGGAGGTCGATCGCTGAGGCTGTTCTGGGGGACGGATCAAAGGACGGCCTCGGCTTTGGGAGCTTAGGGCAAACAGCCTGGCACCCGGCCCTGAGGGGTGGAGAATCAAATCTGGCAGCGAAAGGAGGCTATTTATAAAGCGTGAAAGGAAACTGAGTGGATATAAAATCAATTTCCGACCCCTCCTTCTTATAGTCTTTACTCTGAGGGTTTCAGGTTACGATGGAAAGGCTGGACTATGTACTGCCGGACTGTGCAATGAGTGGCACATTACCTTGGACTGTGCTATCACTTTTGGTTCTTAACTGAGAAGAACATCATACCATGCCATAACAGTTCAGTCTATTCCCATATAAAAAGAGTAAAGGAAATAGAGCTTTAAGGCTGCATATTAAAAGCACACAAATAGATAAAAAGGTGAAACATATAATAGTGTGAATCCATTTTTTGACAGAGAATGAAAACTTTCCTTCTGTGAAAAACAGTGATTTTGAAAACGAGCCTATGACTGACCCCTACAGGCGAGGACTGTTAAATGACgcaaagacatttttttcagcTGGTCTGAGGCTACCTCTTGAATAGCGTAGTTCTTGTTCTCCCAGATCTTCTTGGTCTCTGCCATCTCTTTCTTCCTCAGCAGGGAGGGGCTGGGGACGTCTCCGAGCTGTCGAGCCCCCCTCAGTTTGGTTACCAGCTGCCATAGCCGAGACTGCCATCGCAAAACACCAGGAAGAGCGTCGGCTGAGGTGgcgaacacacacagatgcagaggAAAAAGATCATTTGACGTAGTGTAGGAGAAATATCTTTACAGAATAGATTCCACgcatttaaaaacaactgatATCAATTTCTTTAAGGAATCCCACAAAACTGATATCCTCAAGGTTCATTTTAAATTGATAATGTTTAATAACAACTTCAGCTCACTCTTGACATTCCAGAGGATGTCCTGTTCAGGTGGTGCGGCATAAAGAATGTACAGACGAACTGTGTCCACGCCATACTGCTGCACCACCTCTTGAGGGTCCAGACCGTTGTTCTTAGATTTGCTCATCTTTTCCCACGTCACCTCCATAGGAACACCGCTCAGCGCTACCGGCTCTTTACCTAGGAGGAGGCAGGTTAAGAGGTCAGAGATAAGTTGACAAGAGTTTCAGCCACTTCCAGAAGGAGAGAACACATTACACCCATTTTAAAGTCTTTACATTGGTTACCTGTTTGCTTTcgtatgtattttaaaattattttacttgtttttaaagcacttcatgGATTAGCAATCTTTTAGCTGTTCCAAAAGTTAAAACTAAAACCTATggagagtcagtgtttggtttttacCGTTGGAACAGACTGCCTGAGGACCTGAGGACAGATGGAagtgtggacatttttaaaaggaaactcaaaacccacctgttcagcctggcttttaattaaaaatgtaatttagttttttactctgacttttaataaaccttttctctttttctttcttatttatttaattatttttatctatttaattatttatttcaacgtattttatttacattttttaagcatttttattttctcttgcgtgcattgatgtccagttttgtctttaaattgttctttgttttattcctttttaaaattactattattgttgttatttttctctttttttaattttgtctttttgttccgTCTTATCAGCCTGTCAATCAaataactgtaaagcactttgaactacacttgtctatatgaaaggtgctatataaatattgattgattgattccaATGCTTTTCTTTGAATGGTCGAAATTTAAAAACCTAATTTTAATCACACTTGTTTAGCTATTAAATTTCTCTCtgactgtatatttattttttaaaattttttctTACTGGCTCTTTTTTTATCACAATTagtgaaagacagacaaaaaggATCCGTTTCAAAACGTTCTGATGATTCACTTCTCCACAGGAGTGAATCTAACCAGAGGATCCTTGCTGGGcctacataaaaaaacacatgtaaggGAGTCTACAAGTCTGAGTCTACAACACTAGGATCCCCTCCTGTGTAAGCCACCCGCTTTCCTTTCCTTGTAAGCCACAGGTATCTTGCGTTTATCCTTTACCAAGCAATAGAGAGAATCCTTGTTGATCCCAGTTGAAAGAGACTTTTTACATCTCTTCCAAAGGACTCCTTCTgatttgagaagctggataACTTGCCATTCAACTGGGAAAAGCTAAGAAATCGAGAGCACTACAAACTAGAAacaaaaaagatgttttttgtgtcttgtttgAGCGGTCTTATCTGGCAAAGCCACATGGCAGGAtgcctgctctctcctctccagtCTGTTAAAGATGTGTCACATTGACAAACACGGTGCAGATTCAGGTAGCATGTACCTGTGAAGTCTATTTCTTGTCTCTTTAGGTACTGGCCGCTGTCTGCCAGTTTGAAAGTCTGGCCCTTGATCAGACCCTGGACCAGCAGCTTCCGAAAAGGCTccctgagagacagagagagggttcaataatgtaaacacacaaactgtgaagTGTATGCACACAAACAGCTAGTGAAGCACTATACCTGTGTGCCACGAGACCCTGGTCCTGGCAGAAGTGACCGAGGAAGCGAGCATAGTACAAGTGCATGACAGCATGCTCCTTTCCTCCGATGTACACATCCACGGGCAGCCAGTGATCCGCTAGGCGGCGCTCAAAGGGcctggagaggaagagcaggtTAAACTGGAAGCTCTCACTGACTTCAGGAGTCCAAACTGGTATCAAGAGCAATGCTGGGTTGAACAGTAACAATGaataagatttttaaaaagatcttTAATGCTTAGTAAAGCTGTTATTTCTGCTCAAACACTAAGGAACAAGACATCTTTTTTCCCATCTTTTCTGTTGATGAAGTTTAAGTAGAAGTGCTCTTTtctatgtttattaatgtttgatttattcaAAGCAAACTGCTGTTGCTACCTCTTTTAATATGAAAtacatgtagttttttttttcttccaggaaacacaaacacaagatgTTTAGAGCAGTTAATTTAAGACCCTAGATTAATCACTGTGGTGTTAATCAGAATAGCAAAGCTATAGACTTTTATCTATATAAAATGGCATAATATAGTtcttgaaaatgttttgtcagatagcacatgtgcacacacttcCTCTAGGGGGCAGGCTGTATCTGACACACGAGGATCCAGTGATAGAGTGCCAACCAGCATCCTGAAGCATCCTCgcgctctcactctctctctctctttctggctTCAAAACATACTACAGTAATGTGTGTTCAAAGCTCATCTCTGAGACCTACACTCAGCTTCACATATGAGTGAGTAAGTAGTTGTGAAAAATATATCGCAGATTAATGGAGACTGAGCTGTTAGGTGCATGCTGTTAGCTTGACTGGCATGCTGGTCAGCAGAGGCAGGGATTCCACCTAATGATGCTTTTTAGGGTAGACTGCTATCTCTGTGTGTCACCTATCACACCGGTAATTACTCTCTTCCACACCACTCTGCTTCTCGCCCTCCTTCTCTGGCTGATGGTGTCTGGAGGATATTGAACTGAGGGGAGGGCTGGGGGGAGTTATGAACtcacacagctgaaaataatTTAGCCTGTTTGTTGGCATTGGGCCAGGCACCTCTAATacataaccacacacacttccatttccttccatctcttACTCGCCACTTTCAACATCTcttgctttcctttttttccatcacTTTCGTCTGTGCCCATAAGGCTCAGCAGGCCAACTGAAATGCACAAATAGTGTAATTGCTTTTTCTGTTGTGCCATAATCTGTCCTGCTAAGAAAAGTGATGGGGAGTGCggttcccctccctcccttctaaaGCAGCTTTACAGCTAGGTCAGGGCGCTGGGAAATTAATCTCTTTTGTTAAGCTTGGGGTATCGCCACCATCCCAGCAGGTGACAGCCATGGCTCCATAATCCCTATTGGCTGCAAATTCACCTCCTAGGCgaatgtgtgcatttgtatgtgtgtgaagagAGCAGAGTGATATGTACACAGCAGTATATGCATGTTTGAAGTGGGTAAGTGGGAGAGAGTGGGTGGCCTTAGACTGTGCATAATTATGTGTTTGAGTGTAACTTTCCAAGAGTGTATGCAGAACAAAgatgtgggggtttttttagaTCTAAAAACAGACCTATGTGCTTATCCACCCACTGCTGGAGACACTTGTgcaacttttgttttcatttttcctcaAACGAACAGGGTGAAAATAAGATCTGTACAATTTTTGCTAAAATCTGTCACAATGTGTGAAAAATGGAGTAATAAGAGCTTGCATTTGGTGGCTAAACTGAGACAAGATTGGATGAAAACAGCAAAGGGAATTCTCAGGAGGAGGATGGACATACCTTTCTGTGTTATGAGGGTCTGTGTATCTGAAGTAATACCAGGCTGAGTCCACAAATGTGTCCATGGTGTCCGTCTCTCTCCTTGCTGTGCCTTTACATCTGACaaaagagaaggagacaaaGAGAGTTGGCAGAGACTGcgcaaagaaaacaaataaatattagGCTGACGAATTAGAACGCAAACAAATGAACGATCTTTGTTTGTATGCTTACAGAAATGGCACATTATGTGAtttcatgcgtgtgtgtgtgtctgaagcGGACTCCATCTGGTTGTGGAGGTCATGTCCCTGTAGAGAAGCACAACTGAAGCCAGACTGGCACCAGAGTGCTGTTCTTGTGCCCTGATTAACAGGCTGTGCTAACAGGGAACGAACTGGCAGGCCTGACACAtgatcatgtgtttgtgttggaaaTGCCACCTCACACCCATTTTTATCTAAGCCAAACAGTGCTTGGTACGTGATGTGAATCTGCCACCATCACTTTCACAAGTGGAAGTGAGGGCATCCCGCAAAGACACGGGAAAGTGTTTTTCGTTCAGATTTAAAGCACTTAACGGAACGGTGAAAACGTCTGCCTTTCGCTTCATAATGAGTCTCAATAGAGTTAAAGTCAGTGTCCCAGAAATATAAACAGAGGATGTGAAACAGAGCAGGTACAGTTTCCTCAACCTGATGGGATGTCTtgctgtctttttctgtctgtccacCCGTCTGACATTTTCACTCACATTCATCTCACAATCAAAATATAAATCTCAGGCACACTCAATAAGAGGCAAAACTCCTCAACCACCTACAACACTAGTCTATAATAAGGCTGTGATGATGAGCTAAGAGCTGAAGGTTGCCTAGCAACAAGGCTAAGGTGTAGCAAGGTTAATATTTGGAACCTAGGTGTTATTTCATATGATGAAAACGTATCTCCACAAAGCCCCTTTTATCACAAAAGTatccaaaaatagaaatgaagaGCCATTTAGTGCATAAAATTCTGCTTTTGGAAGTGAGATTTCTCACCTTCTCTCTCACACCAGactggccaatcagaggccAGATTGTGGTCATTTGCCAGACAGCTGGTACTGAGCTACAGTCAGACTACCGGTGATCAGATTAGACGACACACAgacatactctctctctctgaagatGGCCCTTCTCTGAGCCATGAAAGGAGCCTAACAACAAAACTAAGTAACTAAATCTGAGGCAACCAGTGTGGCCGTGCATGCGAGTTTGTTGGATGAGCCAGAGAAAGCCAAAAGGCTCTCGAACAGATGAGGCAAGACAGGCAGCTGCCCACTCCACAAAAGCTCTCTTCACATGGAAAACAGCCCGCCATCTGTTGCGTGAATGTGTGCACTATGCTAACTATGCAGTCTCTCCCTTTACCTGTGAATTCAGGCAacaacacacacttgcacacacctTCTCTGCAGGCGAGACTAAGCTGAGGCAGGGTTCCTGTTGGCAGGCCAATTTACAGTATTGCAGAAGGCCGGAGACAAGATGAGCGTGCAGGAAATGACTTCCTCAAGGACAGATAAAACTCCATTTCTGCCGCTCATCTCTCATCATCCTGCTCCTCTGTGTTCCACTCAAACTTTAATTGGACATGGTCGACGAGTGAAGAGAACAAATTTCCGCAGACACTTAACAACGGAGGGGAGATGGGTAGAGAGGAGATAACGGCGTCTTTGCGATTATAGCCATCAATCACCGCTGATGGGAGGAATTATAGTAGCTTTGTGGAAGTGAGTGAACACAATCTGATGACTTGTGCCATCTGCGACTGAGTGGGCCATTGTTTTAATCAACATGGTGCCGTGATGGTGATTAGTCTCATTCAGGGAGGAATTCCCATGCCAGCAAGGGCCTCTCGTCTGAGCAGGCATTCTGCATTCATGACCCTTTTCAAACTCTGAGATGATTCAAAGTCAGTctgagatgtgtgtttgtgcgtgtgtgtatgtgtgtgtgtgtgagagattgCACCCGTGTACAAAGGTaaatgtgtgtgcgcgcatgcaCAGTATTTGCGTGTCTCCCTCGAGGCACAGCTGGCTTATGTAACTGCCATCATCATCTCATGCTGCTCCTGTCACAGATGCCATTGTCATTACATAACCGCTTCAGAACAAAAGTATTAATCACACAATTCACAGGTTCGCTCTCAGCGCTCTGTGTTCTTGTAAAGCTGTCCGTCCCTCTCAGCCTGCCCGACAGCGGGGCTCGTTTTGTCAGAGCTGGTCTCCCGGGGAAATACAGGAAGTGCAGAGGAGAGGGGCTGTCACTGGAGAGGGTTTAATCATAATTCAATTCTCACTCTGCGAAAACACTGTAATGGACAGGATCATTTCCCCAATCGACAAAAGAAATAACACATCCTCCACCCTTTCTGCATCCCATTTACAACCTCACACATCCAAATGGAGCCACTGATCTACATGAGATAGTGGTGAATCAGAGTCTCAAGAACGGCACTTTCGCAGGAAATGGACGACTGACTCAAGAGAGTTCAAGTATGTCAGCAGGAGGGATTGTTCAGGagctctgtccttccttcctccatagCTAGCATTGCACTACTGTCATGCATTTGATGTGGCTCATTTGTGCATGTCAATATTAGGACGTGACACCTGTTGTCATGTAATTATAGAATAAAACATTGATTGTAAGTTACTACACTTTTAACTTCACTGTACCtgataaagagaaaatgtgagCTTGTTACGAGTCAGAACAAAGCTACTACTAAGCATCACTGaatttaatgattaaataaaccAAATCTTGTATATAATAATCATGAGGACTAACACTGACACGATAACAGGGTTCTCTTTAGGTTGGAATATAACATGAAAGAGACCCTGACAGGTGAATTTGGCTGTGATACTTCCATAAAACATAAACGTAAAGAATATAAATGATGCATCTCAGTGATCTCACCTGGGACATGTGCAGTTCACCCAGTCTTGAGCCGCCTCCAGAGGCGAAGCACCCTTTCCTGTGAGAGACGGCAGCTTTGGCAGCGTTACTGGTAACTCCTCTTCAGGGACTGCGACTGGACCACAAGACCCACAGTGCACAACAGGGATGGGTGTGCCCCAGTACCGTTGTCTTGATATCAACCAATCCCTGAGCTTTGAGCTGGTAAGGTGGCCGCCAACCTTCTGCTCTCTGGCCTTCTGGGTAATGGAGTCAAAAGCCTGCTCTCTGGTGAAGCCTGAGAACTGTACATTGACATAGATATTAAAGAGGGAAAGTGTACTAGACTTGTGAATTATTAACATATTATCAGTTGTTTGGTCATCATCACCTGATCAGAGTTGATAAGAGTTTGTGTCCCGTCTTCGTGGTTTTCAACGACAGTGGTCCACTTCAAATTCAGAGCTCTGGCCACAGACAGATCGTCTTCACTACAGTCTGGGATGCCTGGCAGACACAGGAGCAGTATGAAAAGAGAAcagtagaaaaaacaaacacacatacaatcaaTCTCTCTAGAGTGCAAAAAAATCCTCCCTGTGGTGATGTTAGGCATGTTGTGATGTGACTAATCGTTATCAGTCCCTGGGGTTCCACCTTCACTCACTGTGAGACAAACACATAGTGGTTTCCCATCATTAAGGCACCGGCAATACTGCACAGACACAGTATTTTATCTTCACTTACTTTACATGTCCTTGTTTGTTGTTGGCGCAGATTTAGAGGAAAATCAAGAAAggaatgatgacttttttttttttaaatcaatcccATCAGCTTACTGCATGAAGACGTGTCTCTATTAGTTCATACATCACCTCTACAGTACCATCTCCAAAACGCATAAAAAGACACCAGTAACCTACCAATCACAGTATCCAGGTAGTCATCAAACGCCTCTTTGTGTGATATAACCAGGGGAACCTCATGGCCGGTGAACAGATTGTGAGCGGTGACCTCTGACAGGGAGTCTGGGAAAGAGAGGGCAGGAGGTGTGAGAGCTGCAGCGCTGCCTCCCCTGGTAGCTCATTATCAACAATCAAGGGACCTCAAGGGAATCCCAATTAACATACACTCAAGGCAACTACAGTTCTTACAACcacaaaataaagatatttaatagTGTTG
Coding sequences within:
- the lars2 gene encoding probable leucine--tRNA ligase, mitochondrial; translated protein: MQVLVRRLALYPLGVARSGQIRAALLNPVPCLLPPSTRTLFSETGVWEKDYRTETRRRVEEWWHPRIMAQWRKDTLEESSNRKKFYVLSMFPYPSGRLHMGHVRVYTISDTIGHFQRMRGHQVLNPMGWDAFGLPAENAAIERGLDPEEWTKSNIQSMREQLNSLGLCFNWDREVTTCLPDYYRWTQYLFVKLFEAGLAYQKEAVVNWDPVDQTVLADEQVDENGRSWRSGALVEQKLLTQWFIKTTNYAKPLLDALADLPEWYGVKAMQANWIGECSGCYFDFKLKVNGEETGETLSGYSSSPEAVFGAAYLAILPSHRLLHGSSSVRSALEKAFQPGRDSLSEVTAHNLFTGHEVPLVISHKEAFDDYLDTVIGIPDCSEDDLSVARALNLKWTTVVENHEDGTQTLINSDQFSGFTREQAFDSITQKAREQKVGGHLTSSKLRDWLISRQRYWGTPIPVVHCGSCGPVAVPEEELPVTLPKLPSLTGKGASPLEAAQDWVNCTCPRCKGTARRETDTMDTFVDSAWYYFRYTDPHNTERPFERRLADHWLPVDVYIGGKEHAVMHLYYARFLGHFCQDQGLVAHREPFRKLLVQGLIKGQTFKLADSGQYLKRQEIDFTGKEPVALSGVPMEVTWEKMSKSKNNGLDPQEVVQQYGVDTVRLYILYAAPPEQDILWNVKTDALPGVLRWQSRLWQLVTKLRGARQLGDVPSPSLLRKKEMAETKKIWENKNYAIQEVTSHFTEDFLFNAAISRLMGLTNTLSSATVRVVQHSVEFEEALAAVVMMTAPMAPHLASELWAGLCQVNNPLSPLLQQGGDILQQPWPTVDPEYLEAPEFVELSVLINNKACGTVTVPLQVSKDTDRVQKLVLESELGQKILSEHSIRRAIVSPRTALINFLVDE